A genomic region of Arachis hypogaea cultivar Tifrunner chromosome 5, arahy.Tifrunner.gnm2.J5K5, whole genome shotgun sequence contains the following coding sequences:
- the LOC112802631 gene encoding deSI-like protein At4g17486: protein MGMKSNSSTTSQSCNNLKDKEKNSTTKTRVILHVYDLTPLNSYFYWFGFGIYHSGIEVHGKEYGFGAHDFPASGVFEVEPRKCPGFVYRCSVNLGHANMHPSEFRIFIENMASDYHGDTYHLISKNCNHFTDDISCRLTGKRIPGWVNRLAKLGSICRCLLPETLQASTVKQLPEYHSEDEVADSLPTDTPNISTNNSDDGQERRLLSPKAGTDDVSFIKESPSKK from the exons ATGGGGATGAAGAGCAACTCAAGCACAACATCCCAATCTTGTAATAATCTCAAAGACAAAGAAAAAAACAGCACCACCAAGACGCGCGTTATATTGCATGTATATGATCTCACCCCTCTCAATAGTTACTTTTATTGGTTTGGATTTGGAATATATCATTCTGGCATTGAAG TTCATGGCAAGGAGTATGGATTCGGAGCACACGACTTCCCAGCCAGTGGAGTTTTTGAAGTAGAGCCAAGAAAATGTCCAGGATTTGTATATAGATGTTCTGTCAATTTGGGCCATGCAAATATGCATCCTTCTGAGTTTCGGATATTTATTGAGAATATGGCTAGTGATTATCATGGGGATACTTACCACCTTATATCTAAGAACTGCAATCACTTTACCGACGATATCTCGTGTCGATTGACCGGAAAGCGCATCCCAGGTTGGGTGAATCGACTTGCCAAACTAG GTTCTATATGTAGATGTCTACTTCCAGAAACTCTTCAGGCATCAACCGTTAAACAACTACCTGAATACCATTCAG AAGATGAGGTTGCAGATTCCCTTCCAACTGACACACCAAATATATCAACTAATAATTCAGATGATGGGCAAGAAAGGCGCCTTCTATCACCTAAGGCTGGAACAGATGACGTTTCGTTTATTAAAGAATCTCCCTCAAAAAAATGA